The following proteins are encoded in a genomic region of Gossypium hirsutum isolate 1008001.06 chromosome D05, Gossypium_hirsutum_v2.1, whole genome shotgun sequence:
- the LOC107907404 gene encoding ACT domain-containing protein ACR11 isoform X1, with protein MASAANCVVYFSSNTNYLTVSELKNHSLPATFVSRPPNNYTLGKRSHYSVRLLSSTTGINPRAAAPSATAVENDGSFPDTDMVPTPKVIIDQDSDPDATVVEITFGDRLGALLDTMNALKSLGLNVTKANVYLDSSGKHNKFCITKASTGRKVEEPELLEAIRLTIINNLLEFHPESSSQLAMGATFGAEPPKETVDVDIATRIRVHDDGPDRSLLYVETADHPGLLVELVKTITDINVAVESGEFDTEGLLAKAKFHVSYKDKALIKPLQQVLANSLRYYLRRPTTEEASF; from the exons ATGGCTTCTGCTGCTAACTGTGTAGTGTATTTTAGCAGCAACACTAACTACCTTACTGTCTCAGAACTAAAAAACCATTCTTTGCCTGCTACCTTTGTCAGCAGACCACCCAACAATTACACTCTTGGGAAAAGAAG TCATTACAGTGTCAGATTGTTATCTTCAACGACGGGAATCAATCCACGGGCAGCAGCACCATCAGCCACTGCTGTAGAG AATGATGGAAGTTTCCCCGACACTGATATGGTTCCAACCCCCAAAGTTATAATTGATCAAGACTCGGATCCAGATGCCACTGTTGTTGAAATTACCTTTGGCGATCGACTCGGAGCGCTTCTTGATACT ATGAATGCACTTAAAAGTCTCGGGTTGAATGTTACCAAGGCAAATGTCTATTTGGATTCATCTGGGAAGCACAACAAGTTTTGCATCACCAAGGC TAGCACTGGAAGGAAAGTTGAAGAACCGGAACTGCTCGAGGCAATACGTTTGACGATTATAAACAACTTACTTGAGTTTCATCCG GAATCAAGCTCCCAGTTAGCAATGGGTGCAACCTTTGGTGCTGAGCCACCAAAAGAAACG GTTGATGTGGACATTGCTACTCGCATAAGAGTTCATGATGATGGTCCTGACCGTAG CTTGCTATATGTGGAGACAGCCGATCACCCGGGGTTGTTGGTGGAGCTTGTGAAAACTATTACCGACATCAACGTTGCAGTTGAGTCCGGAGAGTTCGACACGGAG GGGTTGCTTGCAAAGGCAAAGTTTCACGTCAGCTACAAGGATAAAGCCCTCATCAAGCCTCTGCAGCAG GTTCTTGCAAATAGTTTACGATATTACTTGAGGCGTCCGACTACAGAGGAGGCGAGTTTTTGA
- the LOC107907404 gene encoding ACT domain-containing protein ACR11 isoform X2, whose protein sequence is MASAANCVVYFSSNTNYLTVSELKNHSLPATFVSRPPNNYTLGKRSVRLLSSTTGINPRAAAPSATAVENDGSFPDTDMVPTPKVIIDQDSDPDATVVEITFGDRLGALLDTMNALKSLGLNVTKANVYLDSSGKHNKFCITKASTGRKVEEPELLEAIRLTIINNLLEFHPESSSQLAMGATFGAEPPKETVDVDIATRIRVHDDGPDRSLLYVETADHPGLLVELVKTITDINVAVESGEFDTEGLLAKAKFHVSYKDKALIKPLQQVLANSLRYYLRRPTTEEASF, encoded by the exons ATGGCTTCTGCTGCTAACTGTGTAGTGTATTTTAGCAGCAACACTAACTACCTTACTGTCTCAGAACTAAAAAACCATTCTTTGCCTGCTACCTTTGTCAGCAGACCACCCAACAATTACACTCTTGGGAAAAGAAG TGTCAGATTGTTATCTTCAACGACGGGAATCAATCCACGGGCAGCAGCACCATCAGCCACTGCTGTAGAG AATGATGGAAGTTTCCCCGACACTGATATGGTTCCAACCCCCAAAGTTATAATTGATCAAGACTCGGATCCAGATGCCACTGTTGTTGAAATTACCTTTGGCGATCGACTCGGAGCGCTTCTTGATACT ATGAATGCACTTAAAAGTCTCGGGTTGAATGTTACCAAGGCAAATGTCTATTTGGATTCATCTGGGAAGCACAACAAGTTTTGCATCACCAAGGC TAGCACTGGAAGGAAAGTTGAAGAACCGGAACTGCTCGAGGCAATACGTTTGACGATTATAAACAACTTACTTGAGTTTCATCCG GAATCAAGCTCCCAGTTAGCAATGGGTGCAACCTTTGGTGCTGAGCCACCAAAAGAAACG GTTGATGTGGACATTGCTACTCGCATAAGAGTTCATGATGATGGTCCTGACCGTAG CTTGCTATATGTGGAGACAGCCGATCACCCGGGGTTGTTGGTGGAGCTTGTGAAAACTATTACCGACATCAACGTTGCAGTTGAGTCCGGAGAGTTCGACACGGAG GGGTTGCTTGCAAAGGCAAAGTTTCACGTCAGCTACAAGGATAAAGCCCTCATCAAGCCTCTGCAGCAG GTTCTTGCAAATAGTTTACGATATTACTTGAGGCGTCCGACTACAGAGGAGGCGAGTTTTTGA